The genomic region tttattcttccACTGTAAAATGCTCCCTGACCAATAAATCACTGTTTGCAAACAAGGACCATGTGCTATATTTGCCTTTGCAAGGCAAATATGAAGTCCTGTACCTCATTTCCAACTGCTGCTTCAGTCATTCCCTTGGGGATAAGAGATGGTGGTATACAAGGCAGTTGAGTCTGTCAACCGATCTCGAAGCAGGTAAAAAGTGACACCACAGGTCCAGTTTCAGGGGCTGACAGGAGGGCTTCGGAATGCTCCAGGAGGGATTCTCTGCTACAGGCTTTAAAGGTGATACACTCCTTCCTATCCACTTGAATTAAATTCTTGGTTTCAGGCAGTGTTTTCATATGCTATTTATAAACTTGTGTCAAGGTTCATGATTGGAgattttgaagaagaaaaggaaaaaataaaatgccagtAACACATGAGTTTCAGGAACAAACTGATCACTGAAATGTATGTCCTGAGAAAAtaattcaactgaaaaaaaagccTTTGCATATGAATACTTGTAAATCTCTATAATACTAAAAAGTAGGAAATGGTACAGATGTTCAATGATAAGGTTAGATTAAGTTCACTATGTCATATccttgaataaaaattaaaactacctaGGTAGAGGAAAAGcataaagaatcaacctgccaacggaggagatgcaagagacctgggttcaatccttgggttgggaagatcctctggaggagggcatggcaaccctctccagtactcttgcctggagaatcccatggacagaggagcctggtgggctatagtccatggggttgcaaagagtcagacacaactgaagcgacttagcacgcactcacACAAGGGAAAAGAGGCACCACTGAATAGGAATCCTAGCTTCATTCTaattgattttgaaaaattactGTGATAAGGAAGATAGGATTATCCTGATTGGCTGAGACCAATAAAGACCCACTCctattctccaaagaagacacatagatGGCAAAGAGGtgcatgaaaagacgctcaacattactaattattagagaaatgcagatcaaaactacaatgagatatcgtctcaccctggtcagaatggccaccatcaaaaagtctacaaataataaatgctggagccagtgtggagaaaaaggaacactcttacactggggatgagaatgtaaattggtgctgccactatggggaacagtatggagcttccacAAAAAACCAAAACTAGAGCTACCCTGTGATTCAGAAACTCcattcctgagcatatatccagagaaaaccatggtttgaaaggatacatgcaacCCAGTGTTCACTGTGGCACATTGTTTACAAcagaaaagacatggaagcaacttaaatgtctagTGATGCTCAGCATGGCTAGAAGCCAGCCAGTTGTAACTAAGACAGCCCAGCACAGCAATAGAGCACACTGATTCTTTAGCCCAatggcctgggtttgaatcaTGGTTCTCATACATTTTAACTCTATTGTTTAGCTCTATTGTTTAACATTTTAACTCTATTGTTTAACTCTATTTAACAGTTAACTCTATTGTTAACATTTTAACTCTAGTTTAACAGTTTAACTTCTCtaggcctccatttcctcatctataaaagtggtataataataatacttaattCATAGTAAGTATGAGAGCTtgcgccttggaagaaaagctatgaccaacctagacagcatattcaaaagcagagacattactttgctaacaaaggtctgtctagtcaaagctatggttttttcagtagtcatgtatggatgtgagaattggactataaagaaagctgagtgccgaagaattgatgcttttgaactgtggtgttggagaagactcttgagagtcccttggactgcaaggaggttcaaccagtccatcctaaaggagatcagtcctgaatattcattggaaggactgatgctgaggctgaaactccaatactttggccacctgatgcaaagaactgactcattggaaaagaccctgatgctgggaaagattgaaggtaggaggagaaggggacgacagaggatgagatggttggatggcatcactgactcgatggacatgagtttgaccaagctctgggagttggtgaaggactcCTGGGGTGATGGACTCTTGAACTTCCACAggaaagccaggcatgctgcagtccttgggggcttcaaagagtcaggacatgactgagcaactgaactgaactgatctcatagagttactataaaaattaaatgataaatatttaaaaactttaaactaCTTAGAACAGCACCTGGAACATAGTAAGCGCGACATTAAGTGTGtggtgaacaaataaataaaatgccatttaactcaacaaaatgtatatattaaaggAGCtgatctgggaattccctggtgggccacTTCTATGGCCTGGGttaagggttcaattcctggtcggggaactaagattccacaagcatTGTGGAATGgccaaaccaacaaacaaaaaggacCTGATCTCTCAAATGCTTGCAAGGGTTTGGAGAAACAGGCTCTTTCAGACATTTGAAGTGGAAGAGCAATGTAATACtatttattaaaactaaaaatgcatggggttgcaaagagtcggacacaacttagtaactgaacaacatcaataaCAACGACAACAATGTCTATATATTCTGGGGCCCAGGAATTCCACTTCCTGTAGCTGTCCTAGAAGAATATACCTACTTGTGTGTAATGAACTTCATAAATGTATTTTCACTGCAACACAGTTTGTAATAGCAAAACCTGAAATTGACCTAAATGTTTAATAATAGGACCGTTACATTTAAGGTTGCAAATTGGTGGCCCTTAGGCTAAATTTGTCCTGCAGGTATGTTGTACTTAGCCTGAATACTGTTTCATAATCTTGAATTAgttgcaaatattaaaaaattagatttatgTCATAAAGATCCGGGTTTTCAAATATTCTTAAAACACTGGCATTCAAGTTAACAATCCTTTGGTCTGTGTAAATAGCTACTTCTGTTTAGAACAAAACACACCTACTCCACTTTGTCACCTTATTGAATTGTTACTTGCATATCCCCTGTAGGCAACAGAGTTTGAGACTTTGGCAGATATGTTATGGCTCCGCCAAATAATGAATTGTACATGTGAGGTAAATACAATATAGCAGATGATTATGTAGTGGTGTAAAGGATCACCAAGACATActctggggttaaaaaaaaagagcaagcaaGAGGTAGAACCATTATGTATACAATAATGCTACTTTGGTAaacaaaaaattatgtatttgtatgtacacacttggagaaggcaatggcaacccactccagtgttcttgcctggagaatcccagggacaggggagcctggtgggctgctgtctatgggctcgcacagagtggacacgactgacgcgacttggTAGTAGTAGTATGTACACACTACAATGTAAACTATGAAGTTCAGGGATCTTTCCATTTTAGTGTTGTGTTCCCAGTGCCTAAAACAGTCCctggcatattcagttcagttcagtcgctcagtcgtgtccgactctttgagaccccatgaatcatagcacgccagacctccctgtccatcaccaactcccagagttcactcagactcacgtccatcgagtcagtgatgccatccagccatctcatcctctgttgtccccttttcctcctgcccccaatccttcccagcatcagagtcttttccaatgagtcaactcttcgcatgaagtggccaaagtactggagtttcagcgttagcatcattctttccaaagaaatcccagggctgatcttcagagtggactggttggatctgggTTCTTAatacatagttttaaatttttattttggctgcactgggtcttcgttgcagcacacaggctttctgCAGTTGCGGTGCACTGGCCTTCTCTTATTGCAAATGGAGTACAGGCTCAGTTGACCtgcagcatgttggatcttagttcccctaccagggactgaacccacatcctctgcgttggaaggtggattgtcaaccactggaccaccagggatgtccctcaatttgttgttgttgtttagtttctaagccatgtccgacttttcgtgaccccatggactatatagcctgccaggctcctccctccatgggaattcccaggcaagaatgctggagtgggttgccatttcttctccaggggatcttcctgacccaggaatagaactcacatctcttgtctcctgcttggcaggcagattctttaccactgacccacctgggcttcccagtccCTCAATAcattatttgtttaataaatacatattagagggggtcagaggatgaaatggctggatggcatcattgatgcaatggacatgaacttgggcaaacttcaggagatggtgagggacagagaggcctggcgtgctgcagtctatggggttgcgaacagtcggacatgactgggtgactaaacaacaatgtgtAAATGTATAAAGAGTTGTGGAAGATACACACTAAATAAGTGATTAATTCTGTCAAAGTACTGAGATTTGGGAGGGGTGGTGGTCAAGGGAAGTTTTCGTTCTGTATAGTTTGACTCTTTTACAAGGAGAACACAATATAGTATTACttgcataaatttaaaaaaatgaaagaaaagcagtCCAGCACAATATACCCTAGTAATCAAACCAAGATTTAAAGTGAGGCCCAAATGAAACCatctaaagaaaaatgaatggggttaaaaataaaactcgGTGCTTATGAGTGATGAAAGCTAATCAAAATACTTAACTACCAGCTCAGAATTAACCAGCAGGGTGATGAGCCCAcagaaaacactgatgaaatcCAGCCACTCCGCATACTTGATGTGGCTCCATCCATAACCACAGACCTCCCTGGTGCTatcatattttctgatttttgggttttgtttctcgATTCTGTGTCCTCAAGTTCATGAATGCCTTTCACATAATGTGTCAGAAAGTGACCAGCTTGGGaagttttataaaaagaaaaaaaaagaaagaaagaaagaaggaaagaagaagaatcAATAAGCTGGGGGTATATAGCAAAGACAGGCAAAGAGAAGCGCTTTAATGTCCATGTTTGGAGATCACAGACATTTCCCCTCAAAGGGAGGATAGGTCTGGCTCATGTTTTCAGAGGCATCGAGAATAGACCAGTCTCAGCGGATTCTGAGGTGTCAGGGCAAAGGAACACCCCACAGGAGCCTTCTCAATGCTATGTTTGGAAGCAGCTTTTCTCTCTCCAGGTTCAACTATCATTAAACAACCTTCCTTCTTATCGTCCATATTTGGAGTCAAACAATCTTCAACCACCCAGGGGCAGGATGTTCAGAGCTGTTCTGAGACAGCAGGAGCAAAGCCACTGGAAAGGTTCAGACGAGTCCAAACGGTGCaactggcagaaagcaaagcacCCTCTGTTCATCACGAAGACACAGTGTACGAGCGCCCAGGTGTGCCTGTCCTGGGCTGCCCCGTCCCCTGCACGGCTGGGAGCCCGGCCCTGACTGGGCTCTACTCAGATCAGCGGGTGGCTAGGTTTGCTTCACAACACCGGCGTCCTCACCCGCACCAGGCCTGGGACAGTCTTTTGTAAGATTTTTGACAACGGCTCTCCAAAACTGGACCTCCAGTCGTCGGTCTGGAAGTGCCCAATCGGGAAACTAGAGACGCCTCAAAGGGAGCAGAACGCCACAGACAGCTCCGCCCCTGCGGCCTTCCGCAAGCACTTCCGCCGGAAGTCGAGCGGGCCAACAATAGCGTCGCATGTTGACGTCACGTGTCCGCCGGAAGTCTGGGGACGCGCCCTGGAGGCGCCGGCCAGGGCAAAGCTGGTTGTTGGCAGATCCCGGCGGTAAGTCAGCCTCCGCTCGGGTGTTAGGTACCCGGGCTGGCGCAGGGTCGTACGTCTCCCCGTCTGACCAGTCCTTTCCCGTTGTGTGGGGCTGCCCGGCGCCCAGACACCCTCCGTGTTCCCTCCGATCTTTCtaaccccgccccccccccgccctgcTTTGGCTCCTGGGGAAATGGCCGGAGCTGCTGGGATCTTCAGACGGAGTGTAGCCTCGGGAATGCCCTTCTGTTGGGTCCCCAGCGTGGGCTCCTTAAGTATAGGGATAAACACCAAGATCCAAGTCTCTTGGGTTATTTCTTCCCGATTAGCTTTTTTGCCCTCTCGAAATCTTAAAATTCCCATTCACCCTGCGGGGGCACAACATCCTCTGACTTTCacattctttcccacagtagagTCCGCCCCTGACTCCTAGTCTATTATATCGTGTGTGTTGAATTGATGTCTCTGCAGCCAGATCCAGCCTCCTAGGGGAACCATGTCTCCTGTAGCTTTGGGTGCCACTCGTTGCGCCAGGCGCACGCCGCTGCGCAAGAGGAGATGCCGTTTGAGTTCTCAGTGAATGTTCGGAGGAGGAACGCCAGAGCTGTCGGCTGAAAGCTATCCAGATAAAAGAAATATGTAGGCTGGGGACCCCGAATCACCTCGTGAGAATTactgctctttatttcttctgtcttaTGTCGTGTAGAGTTTCCAGTTTGGTTATCTCAGTTGAAAGTTCTGCCCAGAATCATATCTGCCAAGGCCCAGAGTAACCGTTTCCAGTTTCTTAATATAGGCCTGCCTGTTTGTTGACTCTGGTCCCCCAGGGTGGTCCCTGATTGTTGGGGTCACTGGCCTGGAGGGTTGCTTCATAAGACGCCATTACTGATCCTGGCCCCTGACCTCCTCTGCTGGACCCTCTTTCCAATAATATTGTTAGCAGATTCTCTTGGGTACATTTCATATCAGTGTGCTATTTGAGGGAAGACGGATGCTTTCTGCATATTCTCCCCCACTGATTGTGGGATTTGCAGGCAGGAAATGCCACAAGACAGACCACAGTGGTTTGATTAGGAAACTCTTGAAGGATGACCAGGTGAGTAGCCCCACTGAGAGGCAGTTCGTGCTAGAAGGCTGAAGAATTCTGTTTGAGGAGCCACTTAGGGAATCAGTGTCTGCGAATATGCGTTAGAATACATCCCTCAGTAGCAGTCACGCTCTTTGTGTTCTTTCGTAGCCCCAGGATGGACTTTCTGGTTCTCTTCTTGCTCTACCTGGCTTTGGTGCTGCTTGGTTTTGTGATGATCTGCATAGGCTCGAAAACCCATTACTTGCAAGGCCTGATCAGCAGAGGAGCACAGGTAACAGTGATGATTGGAGACCACTTGAATACCACCGGTCTAAAAGGCTTGGGCTTctcagggggcgctagtggtaaagaacctgcctgccagtgcaggagacaaaagagacgcgggttcaacccctgggtcaggaagatcccttggaggagggcatggcaacccattccagcgttcttgcctgggaaatcccatggacagaggagcctgatgggctacagttcatgtggtcacaaagagttgaacatgactgagcgcacacgcacacgcacacacacacacacacacacacacacacacacacacacgaaaggcTTGCCAGTTTTCCATCAGAACGAAAAGGTGATGCCATTTTTATTTGTTCGTTCACTTGTTCTTTTACTTATGGCAGTTGTGGTATATTCCAAAGCTATCGTTCTCAAGACTGGCTGTTTCCCTGGATTTGATGCCTGTAATTGGGCATGAATGTGAGAAGTGTATGCCTGGAGGGCCCTGATGGGTGAAACTGGGGCTTGTGTGAACAGAAAGCCGAATATCAGGCTACCCACACTCCAGGGATCAGAGTGAGCAGAGTTGGGGTGAAGCGCCTTGGGAGGGAGTTGGCTGGGAGGGACCCAGGCGAATGCCCAGTGGACTCGGGGACTTCGGATTGAACGCAGGGCAGGGAAAGGTTTTGTTAGCAGTTCACATTAGCATCACCTGATCCAGCCCCTTTGCACACCCCCCTTTGCCTGAAGACCTCCAGTTGGTGCCTTGTGTGAGGTCAGGGTAGAAACAGAGGAGTGGGCATCAAAGGAAGGCCTGCTGCAGGAAGCCCTCCTCTGTTCTCACTTAGATCAGTTCTCTGCCCATAAGAAGAAACATGCCTTAATATTACCAGTATTGCAGGGTGAAAGTGAAGCATCTAATTTGTTTAGGAGTTGGGGGTGGATAACGAGAAATGAAACTGAAGCCTTCTTTTTTGGTTTAggtattttcatatataattcCAGAATGTCTTCAGAGAGCCATGCTAAGAGTGCTTCATTACCTCTTCCATACAAGGTATTCCTATTTCAGAGTTTGAAGTGTTAGTAGTATTTTCTATCCTGTTTAGCTTGTTAGCTGTTGCTGTCCTCTGGCTTCAGGAGGTTCCTTGTTTGTTTCCAGCGTGTTAGGGGGCACGATGCTGGAGGGATCAAGACTCCTGGGTTCAGACCCTCTACTCATGGATAATCTGCCTTATATCTTTGGGGTTTCAACATACctaattttaaatagaaatatttaaagaaagagaaaatattgacacggatttctataaaaagaaatgtatctaATACTGAGACCTCAATTCCCAacaaagatgatgatgataattgaTAAGATTTATTGAATCCTTGCTGTGTGGTAGGCAGTAGGTGAAAGGTTTCAATGATTACTCTTACTCAAGCCCAGAAGAAGTGGTGTCCCTTGGTTCACTTTccatagcatcagttcagttcagttgctcagttgtgtctgactctgcgaccccatggactgcagcatgccaggcgtccctgtctgtcaccaactcccggagcttgctcaaactcatgtccatcgagtcggtgatgccatccaaccatctcatcgtctatcgtcctcttctcctcctgccttcaatctttcccagcatcagggtcttttccaatgagtcagttcttcgcatcaggtggccacagtattgaagtttcagcttcagcatcagtccttccaatgaatattcaggactgagctcctttaggatggactggttggatctccttgcagtccaggggactctcaagagtcttctccaacaccacagttcaaaagcatcaattcttcagcactcagatttctttatagtccaattctcgcatccatacatgactcctggaaaaaccatagctttgactagacggacctttgttggcaaagtaatgtctctgcttttgaatacgctgtccaggttggtcatagcttttcctccaagcagtaagcatcttttaattccatagcATGCACCAGTTTTCACGGGAAGCCCCTGTGACAAGCCGTCTACCTGTTTCTTTCAGAAACTACACCTTTGTTGTCCTGCATCTCATCCTGCAAGGGATGGTTTATACCGAGTACACCTGGGAAATTTTCGGCCTCTGTCAACAGCTGGAGTTCTCTTTGTATTACCTTTTTCTGCCTTATCTGCTGCTGATTGTAAACCTGCTTTTTTTCACCCTAAGTTGTGTAACCAACCCTGGTAAGTTGAGGCTCTTAGTATAGAAACTGGTGACAGCTCAACTGTCAGACTCGTTGACAGTATTACAAACAAGTAGTGATCCCTCTCAGGGCTTTGCAGAAGAGTTGGTATGTAAGGTGTGCATGAACTTTCAggtttgtgtgttttaaatttatttatttatggcagtGCGGAGTCTCTGGTGCTACTCGGGCTCTTCTCTCGTGACGAGTGAGGACTCCTCTTCGTcgtggtgcgcgggcttctcttgttgctgagcacaggctctagggcccgtGGGCATCAGTGgttgcggttcctgggctctagagcacaggctccatagttgtggtgcatgggcttcgttgcctttgaggcatgtgggatcttcccagaccagggatcgaacccgtgtctcctgcactggcaggcatattctttactgagttgccagggaagcctgatcttTCCGTTTGagtcttttctaattttatttttgtcctttttcacGCACACAggtgtgctttcttttttttttaactttattttttgcttctttgcCTCACAgattatttaaaactatttaaaaattgcgatacacttttattttttgacactTTCACTTAATTGTATTATATACAGAGCTTTCAGTCTGTatgatacattttcttttaaaatggttaGTGATATTTGCATTATGCCCAGGTATGTGGTCAGTTTCTATAAATAATCCATGTTTTCTTAAAGAGTATATATCGTCTAGTTCTTAGATACAGGCAACTGTTTAAGCCCATTAGATGAAGATGTTAATTATGTTGAGATCTTTTATATTCGTACTAAGTTTTTTTGATTGATTAGTCAGAGAGTATGTGATCTCATTCTAATGGTAGgtttgacagatttttttcttcacatattttgaagctgttaaatatttatgtgtgtataataGTTATATATACTCAGGAGTATTTAAGTTTAGAATTAGTATTATCTCtggattcttttttctaaatGAGCCTCTCTGTTACTAGTAATGCACTGttctcaaggctcctctgtctgataTTATTACACTGTTTTTTGCTGGATACTTGctgggtattttttttattttaacttctatTTTTGAAAGACTAAAGGTGCACTAACTAATGAATAGATAAAATGAGATATACCTCTtcagtggaatgttactcagccataaggagGAATAAGTACTTATACATGCTGTAACGtggaaaaaccttgaaaacattatgctcactgaaagaagccaggtaaaaaaagaccacatattgtatgattccgtTTATAGGAAGTGTTCAAgaaaggcaaatccatagagacagaaagtagattagtggttgccaggggctgtgggACTAGAGAGAAGTGAAGAGTGACTGTTAAAGGGTTTCTTGTTGGGGTGATGCAAATGTTCTAACACTGCTTGTGATGGTTGTGCAACTCTGTGAGTGTAAAAACCACCGAATGGCACACTACAAACAAGTCAGTTGGTTTTATgaactgtatctcaataaagctgttaatttaaaaaataaattatttggaatactAAACATAGCAATGTTGGTTGTATTTTGCCAGGACAGATTGCTTGAACACCCAGTCGACTGTGTAGCTCAAAACTGACAACCTGTGCTTCCTTTTTTCAGGCACCATAACAAAAGCAAATGAGTTACTGTTCCTTCAAGTTTATGAATTCGATGAAGTGATGTTCCCAAAGAACGTGAGGTGCCCTACTTGTGATGTAAGGAAACCGGCGCGGTCCAAGCACTGCGGTAAGTCTGGCCTTGGCCCCCCCAGCTCCGCCCTCGCCCCGCAGACAAGTGGGTTCTATCTGTCAGAGAATGTTACGTACATCTAGAAGCGGCCACTGCCGGTAGGGACCTGATCATGGTTTCTTTAACATACCTGGGGGTGAAGCCTTGTGTTCTCGTGAGCAGCCTTCAGCTCTGGGTCCGACAGCCTGTCCTTGTTGGCTGGGCTTGCTGCCCAAGAGATGCTTCTGTGGGATGTTGCGTTTGCTGACTTGAGTCCTGGCAGAGCCTACTCTCTTAGGGCATGCCCGAGATACTGGATCGCTGCTGTCCAACAGAAGCGTCCTGTGAGCAGCGTAGGGGATTTTAaattttccagtagccacattgcaaaagtaaacaagaaatggacaaaattaatatatgtttCATTTAATCTAACATACCTAAAACACCATCTTAACGTGTaatcaatagaaaaaataaaaatatcactcGTGGATTGTTTATGTTCCCTTTTCATACTAATTTCTTGGAATTCATTGTGTTTTTTACATCACCGGTACATCTCAGTCAGTAAACATCAATTTTTTATTGGACATTCTTGATGTGTATTTAGAGTTCTTAAAATTTATagttggaagaactgattcatataCCCAAGCTCTTCTAGACATTGGTAATAGTTTTTCAGTGACTGAGTCAGTACCAAAATGTCCTTTTCCTTTAATATCCACATCTACATTGACGTGATGGTTCATCTTTATCCAAAAAACTGATGTGACTTTGAAGCGGAAGcatcagttttaaaattatatctaaataaagtGAGTTCACTAAGTACTGTGTCACCTCAGTGTTAACTCACATTGAACTCAAAGGAGCATTGCATAAATTGGAAAACAAGTGTGAATTTATCACTGTCAACAAGTATTCCTTCAGGTGGTTCTTGTAGCCGTGTTTCAAGGCCTCGGTCCCCACACGTGGCTACTGCATTGGCCCCTGTATTTACACCGCGGTTCTGAAAACGTGGTGGCAGCTGCCATTTCCCCCAGCCTTCAGCGCTCGTGTCCGTGTGTCGCATTCTCGGGAGGTGTGCCTGCTGTTGTTACCAAGGATCGACGCGGGGTTGTGGCTCCCCTGTTGCTGTGCAGGTGTGTGTAACCGGTGTGTGCACCGGTTTGACCATCACTGTGTGTGGGTGAACAACTGCATCGGGGCCTGGAACACCCGGTACTTCCTCTCCTACCTCTTCACGCTGACAGCCTCGGCTGCCACCATGGCCGTGGTGAGCACCGTGTTCCTGGTCCGGCTGGTGGTGATGTCAGACGTGTACCTGCAGACCTACGTCGATGACCTCGGCCACTTGCAGGTTGTCGACACTGTCTTTCTTGTTCAGGTAACTGCATTGCGGGCTGTTTGCAGAACAGCCACTGCAGTCAAGGTGGTCTTCTGTCCATCACTGCAGACGCTCGGTGGTACCCCTGATCCCCACAGCCTGTTCACCACATCCCTAACGCCCAGCTCCCACCCACCTGTCCTGTCTATCATTACGTTATTTCGTGATTGTTACCTCCATGGAACCCCACAGTAGCAGTTTGGGGTTGGTTTTTTCCACTCACCACAGTTTCTTTGAGATCCATCCAGGTGTTTCCctgtatcagtagttcattccttcTTACTGCCACACCATATTCTATGGTGTGGATGGGTCAGTTTGTTTAATCAGTTACCCTTTGAGGGACATTTGGATAATTTCCAGTTTTGGACTGTT from Bos javanicus breed banteng chromosome 25, ARS-OSU_banteng_1.0, whole genome shotgun sequence harbors:
- the ZDHHC4 gene encoding palmitoyltransferase ZDHHC4 isoform X1; translation: MFGGGTPELSAESYPDKRNIPRMDFLVLFLLYLALVLLGFVMICIGSKTHYLQGLISRGAQVFSYIIPECLQRAMLRVLHYLFHTRNYTFVVLHLILQGMVYTEYTWEIFGLCQQLEFSLYYLFLPYLLLIVNLLFFTLSCVTNPGTITKANELLFLQVYEFDEVMFPKNVRCPTCDVRKPARSKHCGVCNRCVHRFDHHCVWVNNCIGAWNTRYFLSYLFTLTASAATMAVVSTVFLVRLVVMSDVYLQTYVDDLGHLQVVDTVFLVQYLFLTFPRIVFLVGFVVVLSFLLGGYLCFCLYLAATNQTTNEWYKGNRAWCQHCPHVARPPAAEPQAYRNIHSHGLWSNLQEIFLPATACYERKEK
- the ZDHHC4 gene encoding palmitoyltransferase ZDHHC4 isoform X2 gives rise to the protein MDFLVLFLLYLALVLLGFVMICIGSKTHYLQGLISRGAQVFSYIIPECLQRAMLRVLHYLFHTRNYTFVVLHLILQGMVYTEYTWEIFGLCQQLEFSLYYLFLPYLLLIVNLLFFTLSCVTNPGTITKANELLFLQVYEFDEVMFPKNVRCPTCDVRKPARSKHCGVCNRCVHRFDHHCVWVNNCIGAWNTRYFLSYLFTLTASAATMAVVSTVFLVRLVVMSDVYLQTYVDDLGHLQVVDTVFLVQYLFLTFPRIVFLVGFVVVLSFLLGGYLCFCLYLAATNQTTNEWYKGNRAWCQHCPHVARPPAAEPQAYRNIHSHGLWSNLQEIFLPATACYERKEK